A segment of the Photobacterium leiognathi genome:
GCGACACTAAAACCTATCACAAACGTTATTCCATCAACGTGGCTAACGTGATTTCAGAGCTTAATGGCATCGCCTGTTTAGACATATCCGTTGAGCGAGAAAAGAAAAAACAGATATGGTCTACCGCTTCCTACCGTGATCGCCTACACTACCGAGACGACCTTTTTGCCGAATTGGCTCACCACTGCGCCGAAGTGATGCGCAAAATACGTGACCAAAAAAGCGAGATGAAAACCCTTTCGGTATTTGTCAGCACCTCAAAGTACGACCGTTGCCCGCCGTTTTATCGCCGTGGTGAACTGACACTCGAAAACGGCCTAACCGATACCAGTTTTGCCCTGCAGCAACTGCGCGTCTTATTCGATGATTTGATCCCCGACAACCTTGCCAAGCAACCCATATACAAAGTGGGCGTGGGCGCCCCAAGCCTGATTGATGCCGAAGTAAAACAGTTCGAGTTATTTAACCGCTTTGATAACAAAGACACCTTAAACAACACCCTCGACCAACTAAGCGATCGCTTTGGTAAAGGCGTGATCGGTTTTGCATGCCAGCAACGTAGCTACCACGAACGACAGGGAGAAATAGAAATGTTAGAGCTAGAGAACTACTACACCGACATTAGAGACATTGTGGTAGTGAAGTGTGTTTAGTGGATTATTAAATAAATTTAGCGAAAAAAAATAAACCATATCAGTTCATAACTTTACGAAACAAGACGAAAATTGACCATTTCTGTCAATATAATCATAACCTTACAAAGATAATGAAATTCACATGCCTTGACGCCATAAAAATTATAGGGCTTAATACAAACAAGCCCTCGCATAGGGCGAGGGCTTGTTTTTAGGAGACTACTATGAGTCCTGAATTAATTACAGCTATTGCGCTTTTAGTTGGAGCCTTAGCTAAATTAATCCTAGCAATAAAATCTAAGTAATGGCCGTTATTTAGATTTTTTCGCCCCCATAAGGTTATAACTTTTGGGGGTTTTTTTATTACTAATCTATACACTTTTGCAGTTCAAAAATGTAGATCATTGATAATACTAACCTAACAAAATTTATTATCAAGGTTTTCTGACTTGTAAATAGTCTAGCACAACGCAAATATTTAACTAACCAACTGAAAAATATGACTATCATATTAAGCTCTTAGCCACTCTCGCTATTGTCGCTCTGCTACACCCCAACTTCTGCTGTATTTCTGAGTAACTCCGCCCAAGACTTAGCTGATCTCGTATATCTTGATGCAGCGATGCATTTACACGGCGACCACGGTACTTACCTTCTGCTTTTGCTTTCGCAATGCCTTGCGCTTGGCGTTTATGGCGAGTTTCGTAATCATCGCGAGCCATCGCTGCACCCAAATCCAGCATGAACTCGGTTAATGCTGTTTTGCTCCCCCGAACTGAACACCGCATGCGTCATCGGCTGATCTGCCACCACAACCCGCGTCGGCCCGACTGCACGGCGCATCGGCTGATCTGCCACCACAATCACCAAGCCTTTTTCCATGATACGGGCTTTTAAGGTTTTCCATTCCAACCAAGGTAAACGAGTGAGGCGATCCATCTTTTCAATCAGCAACACATCACAGGCTTCGCTATCGTCTATCAGCTTGTTAAGTTCCGGCCTTTCTAACTTGGTGCCAGATTGATTATCGATGTAGTAGCCAGCAATACGACTTCCAAATTTGGCACCAAAGGCTTTCAGTTCTTCTTTTGCCCGTTGGGCATCTTGCTCTGTGGTTGAGGCACGAAGGTAAGCACGGATCAGCATGGTTTCCCCTAAACTGGTTTAATTTAAGTTGGTTTCTAAAATCAGTTTAGTATAGATGGTTTCATGAATGAAGCGGTAAGGATTGAGAGGAGGTGGGAAGTGGTTTCGTTAGGGTATACATATATCCCTTTGAGATATTGACACTTTTTCAATTATATTCAATCATATACCGTGCATTTAAATGCACAAATAAATGGGGATTCCTTCCCCGCCTAATTTATTAAAAAAGGAAAAACTATGAAAAAAATGCCTATAAGGACTTTTTCCATAACATTCAGAATTTTTAAACAACAAGAGGATATTTATGATTACAAAACAAAACTACGACGATGTCATGACTAACATGGCAAAAATGGTTGAAACCACATTCAATGCTGAAAATATGATGAATATTTCGGTGACTCTCTCTGTATTCGAAGATACAGAAGATGCTGCCAATTGGCCTGATGTGACTAACCAAAAAGACGGATACGGCAACATGGACTGGAAAAAGATTTATGACAACCAACGGAATAAATCAAAACATTTTATGTTGAGTGTCCACTCCTCAGAAAATCATCAAAATCTAGCAATGCTCTTTGCTGGGCATGTTAGCGCTAATGATGATGATGGCTCATGTGTCTCTTTAGACTATATCGAGCGAAATTCTGAGGCAGTAGAACTAAAGGGGTACGCAATTGTTCTCGCTATCAAATTTGCGTATGTGTTGGCTGAACTAATTTCATTCAAACGCGTCAAGGTAAACAATCCGGCCCGAGGGCTTGGTTCAATTTACCAAAAAGAAATGCCTAACAGTGAATGGGTTCAGTACGGTAAGACTAATTATATTCATGCAGAATTATAATTGCTTACTAATCCAAATTAGGAGATAGAAGCGTAGACGGTTACTTCGTTCGAAAGATTTGAAAAGTCATGTTTCGGAGTACCGTTTACACGATGGTTTGGCGCTACATAAGTGCCATTTTTAACAGCACTTAGCATCGCTTGCATTTTTATCGCAAGTTCAGACTGCTCTTTGCTATTTTCTTTATGCACTTTATTCTCCACTTAATTAAGTAACATTTACTCAACATAAGGTTAAGTAGTAAACAAATTGACTATTTTGTTTAAAATAATGCAACGAGTTTTATTTGTCAATAATCCAGTTGCATAAATAATACCTCAGTAAAAAACCTAAGGCATTGAATTATAATATTTAAATACATTTAATCATAAGAAGCAAAACACATATCAATAAATAATAAATAGTATGTATAAGGTATTTTTAATAACACTCTATTTAAAATTATGTAGTAAGCACATAGAGACAACTAAAAACAACCTTATGACTCTAGCCAACGAATTAATTACGAAAGCCACCGTTCTCTACTTCCCAACTTGACGTTTATCTATACAATCCAGCCCTACGTCGTATAGAAGAATAAAAACAATGAGTAACCCTAACGCATTTCACCTACTACTTAAGCAAAACCGTGAAGAACACGGTATGACGCAAGTCGATGCTGCAAAACACTTAAAGGTAGCAAGGCAAACCTACTTAGATTTAGAGTACGGTAAAACACTGCCACGACTAGATACACTCTTAGCAATATCATCACTTTTTAATAAAAGTGTTGCCTACTTTACGGGCGAGCGTCCCTCGTTAGATGGGTTTGATACCATGGAGTTATTTGCAGAACT
Coding sequences within it:
- a CDS encoding Y-family DNA polymerase, which encodes MICLLDGTRFYAESCITYKPALRNTPLLVTAGQGISIAANRACTNIGISKFTPIWEEIDRLRVHKGIVYKANFNTFSHHSDRFMTALEKHIQGARSMRYSVDEVFYDVSHLHQINVDLNEHVQALRKAIYKETGVPTGAGVGKTLTFTKVASWAAKNCQPYQGQCVLISEKETDAVLKQMPVGKLWNIGRQLNKHLTQEGILTAYQLKQCDTKTYHKRYSINVANVISELNGIACLDISVEREKKKQIWSTASYRDRLHYRDDLFAELAHHCAEVMRKIRDQKSEMKTLSVFVSTSKYDRCPPFYRRGELTLENGLTDTSFALQQLRVLFDDLIPDNLAKQPIYKVGVGAPSLIDAEVKQFELFNRFDNKDTLNNTLDQLSDRFGKGVIGFACQQRSYHERQGEIEMLELENYYTDIRDIVVVKCV
- a CDS encoding helix-turn-helix transcriptional regulator, which produces MSNPNAFHLLLKQNREEHGMTQVDAAKHLKVARQTYLDLEYGKTLPRLDTLLAISSLFNKSVAYFTGERPSLDGFDTMELFAELQQRYTKQVPIISNEMKKESR